The sequence ttacaagtgtttaagagagttctagcaatgctaaacatattaaaataataagtctttaagcatctgctaaacatattaaaataataagtctttaagcatctgctaaaCATTATCGGGACAGTTGGTTCAATGGTTCGCCAACCgtagggcttgttcacgagtcagggtgctacggttcgtgaaccgggttcgccaaccctaccaGACTATCGAACACAGTTGACCACAGTTCATGAACTGGGTTCGTCACGGTTCGCCAGCCGGGTTCGTGAATTGtacccaactgaacttgcggttgGAGAacgggttcgccaaccttcctgtatttataatctcagatatctatggttttcgaattggttcgccaacctaccctgaaaagaaatttcagtaagttcatgtttctctcttatgatgtttgaaacattcccaagtgatataatcatttgcatgggcaattttcaattgatccacaaattaattcatagaaccaatattgttaaggacctttgaacatctaatcgctaactcatatttcgagatttttcacaagacaagcttgactctaaacatcttctttgttaatatactataagtcatatgacatagtctcaatagatagaatgatggtatagtgagtaaaatagaatggttcaatcttcacatacctgatacagaagttctccaaatgtcttcgtcgatcttcagtcttcaagggtgatctttgatactcaactacaattatAACCTAATTATCCGAAATTTGACttggtaaactagaaatcaagatataattttgatcacctaacattgacaacaagcttgagataacaaaacttgtgggttcaaccgagcaatgctctaacacatagcatgtcagaaaaaacataaaaagatcATTTCTGCTagtaaaatcaaatttcaaaatgcTAAGAAAAAAGGGATCCACATTAAAGAGGCTGCTAGACTTAACATCAGCAATCCTGAACCCTCAAACGTAATTGAGAACAACCTCTTTCCAAAGACTACCCTTGAAGTAGGAAACCCATTTCCTGATATTCCAACTCTTTTTGAAATCCAAGCCGGCTAATTACTGAATATGTCATTCACAAAAAACAACTATGGGATAAGAAAAGATTGGAAAAGAAAGCCTCATCTGAGAAGCACATGGAAGTCTTTCAACCTACAGAGGTTAAAAGAAAGATTCAAGCTATAGAAAGCATGTTCCTCTCATTCTCAGAGCAAAAAAACAAAGGACTACCCCCAGGGTTCAGCCCAAAGAGAATTGAGACCTTGGAATAGCAGGGACTGGTGGGCATCAATATGACTACTAGAAACCTTCAAGGAAAAACTCACATAAACGCCCTCGAGGTATACCTATCCAATTTAATTTAGAATTACAAACTATCTCTAATTTTGACTGCATCATAGTTATAGCACTACATAGCATAATAAGCCATATAAATCATAATATAACCATGCAGTACATTATTATAATCTTTAAGTATCCTAGGATTTCTTACTTCTGGCAATTCTTCACAGCAATGGCATGGAACTGCCAGGGAATAGGAAAAAGTACCTCTAGTGGATACCTGAATGATATGTTGAATAAAATAAACCTGACATTTTGTTGTTATCTGAAACCAAGCAAAAATATCTAAACTTGAGTAATATCCTTGGTGATATCGGTGCGACCAACTATTGGTTTTTTGAACCGAAGGATACTATTGGTACTGTTTGGGGGCTTGGTCTAGCTTGGAAATCCAATACATCTTGGATTTTTATAACAATCATATAAGTGCCAAAATCAATCCCATCAATGGTAACCCTTGGATGTTCATAGGTTATTATGCTAGCCCTTATGCTACCAATGATAAACTTGCTTCTTGGAAAATGCTTGAAAAACATGTTAGTAACTATAATATGCATTGGCTTATAATGGGAGACTTCAATTTTTTGTTACGTGAACATGAAAAATTTAGTAAGAATCATATTGATACTATTGAAGCTACCATTTTCAGTAGCAAGATTAAGGATTTATCTCTATGTGATCTGGGTTACACTGCTTGTCCTTTTACTTGGACTAACATACAACTGGTGAGCAATCAACAGAGCAAAGACTTGACAGAGGTCTAGCTGCTGATAATTGACTCACTATATTTCCCCAATAGTATTATCTTTAATCATCTTGCTATATAATTCTGATCATAATCTCATTCTCCTCAACACCAATCCTAACTGGAATCCTGGTCACATGCCTTTCAAAATTTTGTGCCAATAGCTTAACCGTAAGGATTGCAAGGATATAATCACTGAGTGCTGGAGCCAAAGTCATTCTAGTTCTCCTGCTTTCAAATTGCAATGAAATTTAAATATGTCAAGAACAAAGTTAAACCCTggaataaacaagtttatgacaACATTAAACTTAATCTTGAAGACTACAAAACAAAGTTAGACTGGATCACTAAGAATGTTTTCAACAAAACAAGAGGTACAACTATCAAAGAAGCCAAAGATAACATTAAGCATTGGTAGATATTCAAGAAATATTCTGGAAAACTAAAAGCAGTGATCAATCTATTAAGATGGGGGGGATAAAAACACCAAGTACTTCGATGACTCATCCAGGAGAAAAATGAGAAGCAACAAGATCGATTGTTATACAGAATGACAAAGGTGAATGAACCACTGAGAGTTCTGGAACAACCAACTGCTTTACAAACCACTTTGAAAATATGGCCACAATAGAAAACATTAACATAAACCCAAATATCATTATTCTCATACCCACTTTCATAACCTCTATTAAAAATGAATACCTTCTCTCAATACCTGATGCCATTCGAATAAAGAATGTTCTCTTCAGTATGGAAGGGGACAAAGCTCCATGCCcaaatggttttcccgccaacTTTTTTCAAGCCATATGGAATACAATTGGAGAAGATATTGTGTAGATGGTTCAAAATGTCTTTAGTTCTGTCTATATTCTAAAAGAGATAAACTCCACATTCATTTCTCTTATACCTACACCTTCTCACTTCATACCCATCTCTCTGTGCAACACCACCTATAAAATCATACCTAAACTTATAGCTCAGAGACTCGAACCCCTTCCTCCAAAAATTCATCTCCCCATTTCAATCTTCCTTCATTCATGGTAGATAAATATCTGATAACATTGCTATAACACATAAAATTATACACCACATGAATACCAGATATGGAAAAAGAGCAATAAAGAGCTTAACATGGCTAAGGTTTTTGACAGAGTGGATTGGTCCTTCCTAATGGCTATTATGAAACCGATGGGATTCAGTGACAAGTGGTGCAATCTCCTTCACCATTACATTTCTACTACAAATATGGTTGGCCTAGTTAACGGAGATCCTGGTAAATTTTTGAGGCCTTCCAGAGGTCTCAAACAAGGTGACCCTTTATCCCTATACCTCTTTATTTTCTACAGAGAATCCCTCTCTAGAAGTCTGGTGAACGCTGAACAGCTTGGCCTTATTCATGGAACTCAAATTTCTCCTGGAGCACTACTTATAAGTCACCTcctctttgcagatgactgcatggTTTTCTATAAAGCTAATATGAACGAATACAATAATCTGGTGGACATCTTCAGCAGCTCCTCTGGTCAGATGATAAACTTCTTCAAATATGGAATTTTCTTTAGCAAAAATACTAATCCTGACATAGTCAACAACAGTAGCAACTTCATGCATGTTCGACAAATctataccaaagacaaatatttgGGATCCCCCTTATTCAACAATAAAAGTAAGATTCGGGCCTTCAAACCCTGCTTAGACAAACTAAAATTCAGACTAGTTGTCTGGAAAAGTGAAAACCTATCCCCAAAACGGCAGAGCCACTATGATTTCTAGTGTCACTTCCACATCAAGCATCTATCATATGAACTGCTTCAAATTGCCAAAGAAGACTTGTCAGGATATTGCTAAACTTCAGTGAGATCTCTTTTGGAAAAAGACCCTGAGAAACCCAGAGGCCTATATTTCATTGCATAGAGTTCAGTTTGCAAACATAAGGAGCTAGGGGGCTTGGATTTAGGAACACGAAATTCTTTAACAGTGCTAGGTCACTAAAATAGCTTGGTGACTAATATCTGAACCAGACTCTCTATGTGGTCTTCTACCATGAAagcaaatcactttagagaaataaATGTGATTAAAATGGATACATACCCAAAGGAACtgattcttggatatggaaaggagtGGAATATATTCAAAAATACTATAGATGGGAGATAGGTAATGGTCAGAAAATCAGGATTTTGGAGCATAAATGAATTCACAATAAGGAAGAGATCACAGTAAAACCCCAACATTTCCCCAATGATCTTCTATCTGCCAGCTAGCTAATCAGTACTTCAGGAGAAAGGGACATGAACCCAATCTCTCTATGGTTTAACGAAGAAGACCAAATCAATATCCAGAATACAAGCATCAATTCTCAGGAGGAAGATAAAATTAATCATCTGGGGTCTCACTGATAATGGAATCTTCACAGTCAAATCCCTATATGATAAGAAGATCAATGATAAGTAAAAAGATGACATCCTCAACTTAGTCTGGATAAATATTTGGAACCTGGACACCCCCTATCTATACAAATGTTCATCTGGAAATCTGCTCATAGAATCCTACCTACCAATGTCAGGACTGCAAGCATCCCCAACTACATTGATTCCATCCGCAATATATGCAAAATTGCTAAAGAAGATATAACTCGTACCCTATTTCTTATCCATATGCTTCCGAGGTACGGATAAACCTTTTTGGTCCTCAACACCAATGCTTTGGTGATGATGTTAATTTCAATGATTGGCTCAACTCTTGGTTCCTTCCCCAATACTAGTTTAAGGATTAGATAACAATCTTTGCTACTatctggaaagctagatgtgattTAGTCTTCCAGAAGACTAAACCTTCTGCTATGATTACTGCTAACAGGATTAAACAACATCTCTGCTCTTTCAATGGAGTGATGCACAATCAAAACCATATCCTGAACAATCTATACTATTAGAGATCTGAATAGGATACTATAGACAGAATTACTAATGATCATATGATGAAATTTGGTATTACTATCCATATAAGTTCCATGGATCATCCCAACATGGAAGGCTCTGTTGATTCCCCACCCTATACTAACTATGCCTTTATTGCAATGTCATATACAGGATTCTGTGTGGGAGCAAGAAGAATCAAAGACTGATGCAACTCTGAAGGAGTTAGAGGAAGAATACAAGTCAGAAATCCAAGGAATTCAACCTGGGTTACCATCAAATGAAGGATGAAAATTTTGAAGCAGTCTTTTTTATCCTGGGAAAGCTGATCAGAATCACTTATACGGCTGTTAAATTAGCTAGCTTAAATTCTTCCTCTAGTCACTTAGATAACTTTAATTGGAAAGGTCCAAACCTAATACTTTTACTTGACTATTTACAGTTTGTAAGCAATAATGACAATGACATTTGCTCCCAAAGGCTTATGCAATGTTGGAGGCAGCTCTGCATGCCTTAATTGTATGTGCTGAGGTTCTACTGTTTGGTAGTTCActcttttcttattaaaaaaagacTGATCCTACAAAAAAACATATCATTAAGTTTACTCCATTGCTAGCTAGCACAAGtttgaaaataacaaaaaataaaccaCATTTCTTGaacaaaaagaacaacaaaatgaaATTGAATTCAAGACAGTTTAACAAGCAGAAGTCAATTCCCGAACCACCCTTCCTTGCTAAGGATCACAACTGGTGCGCTCTTGACTCCCTCACTCTTTTCATTCGtaatagaatacaaaatacatttaaaacaatttatatatCAAACTCCTACAACACCTCTCAGAAATTTTCATTATTTCTACAATCGCCCAAAAAAACCCAATCTCTCATCGTCCATATAAGGAATTACCAAAAATACCCTTCAGTTTTTATATTACCAAGAACTCCTAAcaaattttctctccaaaaaacCACGCCATGCAACCTCTAATAAGGGTTTGGTTTTTGCTGACTCCTGGTCAACTTTCAGAAAACAATCCGGAAAAGATTGGACATGAATCTGACTCAGACAATAATGATCCAGATGAGTAGGCTGATCCTAGAAAAAGATGAAAACACAAAGCTTAACCTAAGATTTGCTGAATGGACCTGGACAAATAAAACTAGACCAATTTCCAAAGtaacaattcttttttttttgcctaaTTACTCTTATATGCTTCGAGGGTAATTTGGAGTCTGGTAAGGGGACTTAAAGGGCATTATAGGTAATTCCAATGGAAAAAAGACAGTAAGTTTTGGGTGATTGTTCGTCCGTGGAACTAAGAAGCACTACTCCGATGCAGCAGAAGGCTCTGGACAAGAGCCTCCAGCTGTGTTGCATCCATCAGGACTACCGCTGCTatggttgttgctgctgctgagaaCAGCATTGATCTGGTGCACCGCATTGCAAATATGATTGTTGATAGCCGTTGCACTAGAAAAGTTAAGTTTCGCACCTGGTATAGTGCTGGCTAGAATTTGTATACCAACTGTAAGCAAACAACCAGAAGTAGGACCATTTACTTGATCATCAGAGGAGGATGCTGGCCCATTTTCGCCATTGTTGTTGATGTGATTAGCAGGATAAATGACGAAACCTAATGGTAGAATCGGAAAGTATGATGAATCACCCCCGTTCATTGTTTGTTGAACACTATCAACGTCGATTGTGGTGTATACAACCATACTTCCTAAACTATCGGTACAACTTTCCTGAAGCATCAACTCTACGTTTTGTGCCGAGTTACTTGCTGCCTGCAAATGCATGCGATTAAGATGATTATAAAGCCTACACTTTGCTATTGGTTATAATAGGTCTTAACATTACACTTACGTTTATGCGCAGAAGAGAAATGCAATTCCCTGGATGTGAGCCACTGGCAATGTGGGCAATCTCttgtgatgaagttccaccagaaAGAACATCAAGCTGCTTTTGGTTcaatttgagaaaagaaaaccatcaGTAAAATATTTGCACCCCTTGCGTGCAGTCAGTCGGGAAACTAGTATTGCAAGTTGTTGTAAGGAGTTGGAATAGTACTACCTGAGATCTGCGGCGTTCATCTCTTAAGAATTCAAAAACTTGCTGATGAGAAAAGGGAAGCCAAGTAGTAGACACAGCACAAAGAATCAGACCACTTGGTTGCCCAGGGTCTATACTTTTTCTAGTTGTAATTCGAACTGTGTCAACTGAGGTTTCGGATAGAACCGTCCATGACTGACCTCCAGAACAACTGATATTGAAGCAAAATGTTCTCATCATTCTATGAGATAATTTCATCAAGTTCTTTCTTGATTCCGAATTCGGTATCACTGTTAATTGACGATACAACAAGGGTTTGTGAAATATCCACGAAACGTAAAGAGAACAAAGAAAATGAATGCTGTGGCCTTGAATATAACtaagatttgttcaacttaccACCCCCAAGGTCCGAAATATTTCTTGCCATGAGGCTAGCAAACCTTTCACACTGCTGTTGCAAAACGGCTAGCCAACGGTGTGCACCGAAAGCCATACCGCTGCTTACAAACTGATTGAATATCTGATGAACTGGTTTATGTTCTAGTTCTGCATGTTCTACCCATATCACCTGCGTAACACAAAGTAATTAACACTCTTTTTAGATTTGAATTGCATGAAATTGATGCCCTAAATCCCTCAAAAATAGGGGCAACCACAACCCAAAAGTTGTACTCAAACCTCACCCTAGAATATCCATTGGGCATATCTTGAATTATACAACCAGAGGGTTTTTTCCGATATCTGAGTGAAGAACTTTGAATGTTGTCAGCATGGAAGTTATCAATGGGGAAATCAACAATAACCCAAGTCCCTTCTTCAGCATTTTGGAGGCAGTAACGAAGGAATTGAGCCTCACGTGTAGGAACCAAAGGTGTGAGAACTTGAAATTCAGCATGCATCTGCCCAATAAAAATAACAACTGATCAATGAATTGTCATCACATGAATTCAATAGGACagttttaagtttaaagtttgatGGCATATTGAGATAAATACAATTACCAGATGCAATGAATTGCTGGCATGCCCCGAAACTCCGGTGGAAATAATTTGAACAGTTTTTGCTCTCGAGACAATTGAAGGAAACAACTCCATCCATTTGTTCTGaatgaaaacaaaaagcaaatcaTGAGTAATGCTATTTCCAAAAACCTTGAATTGCACTTTTTCACCAAGTATATTTTCCATATATCTAAAAAAGTATCGCTTTAAGATTATCCCAAATTAGTTGAATACTTACAGCATCTAAAAATGCGTCGACGAGAGTAATGCTGTTCATAAACACAACTGCACTGTCTCTGGTTGCTTCCACCCGGAACTCATTTTCGTGCTGCTTCTGGTTATTATTCATCACTGGCCATGGAAACATTTTTGCATGCTCTTCAACATTCAACACATCTTTGTTATTGCATCGGATCCAAAGGGGCTCAGCTGCTTGACACATTTTAACAAGTTCATCCATTGCATTCATAGCAAATTGCATCGCCAGTGGCTTCTCTTGATCAAGAATCAGACAACATCCTGCAATTTGTAATTCGTGTTGGTTCTCTGGCATATTACAGCTTGACATCGACATAATGTCCCCGCAGTTCCCCAACTGTGGTTCCTGGAAGTTTCTTGAGTAGATACCCATGTCAAGTTCCAATGATGGTGCAAGATGATGAGGTACATGTCCTAATGCTTGCATCTGTCTAACATTGAATCGTGGTGCAATGCAAGCAAGACGCTCCAGCTGCAAAATCATACCATTTTCAATGTAATTAAGGAATGCTATGAGCTACTTTCATACAAGAAAAGGGATTATTTTCAAATTAATATCAAGAACTAATGTAGGTTATCATATAGCTAGTACGCATCTTACAGTTTTAACCTGCTCACCTTCTAAGAATAGACAATGTAAAGATAAGTATACGTACCTCTTCTTTGAGCCGTGCATTTTCAAGCCTAAGATGTTGTTCATCCAAAGACATCTCTCCCAGAATGGCAGCACCTCCACAATTAGGGCAGCTTACATTCCTTAGAGCAGCTTGTAGGCGATAGTTCTCATTCTTTAGGTTATCATTTTCTGCCCTTAGTATTATGTTATCAGACCGATCTTGTTGTGCCTAACATAATACACACCAGTTTGAATTACACCAATTAAACATTTAAACCATGtaaatttttaaaagaaaataataatatccgAAAGAAAATCATAGTCTTATTCAACACCCACCGCGCATTTTAACATCAAGCACGATGCGTACTATACAATATTAAAGCACTATTTACTGGTTAATTTTACTGGTGAAGCCATTAAATGAGAGCTTTAAATTTGTAGCTAAGGTAAAGTGAAATGACAGACTGTTCATTGGAAATGATGTTTCTTTTATACACACTCTGATCATCATAAGTAGTAGAGTTCTTAGGGTGCCTCGAAGATAGTCGTGAGAGGTTGAACAAAAGTAAGAAAGAAGAATGCTGAAATGCGTGTATACCTTCATCTGTGTACGTCTGTTCTGAAACCAAAACTTAACTTGCCGTGGTTTCAAACCGAGATCTTGACTTAATCTCATTCTTTGCTTGTCATCTGGATGTGGGCATTCCTTAAACAACctataaaacataaaataatacATAAGATTAAAAACAAACAGAAGAAGTAATATCGTAGCGCATGCAAAGTAGACCTAGGTACAGTACGTGAGTAGCACAAGAAGATAGCTGAGAAAGGAGAGATTAAATGTATACGTACGCTTCCATTTCTTGAATCTGACGAGCAGTATGTCGATGATATCgtttctttttagggttttgttgttgCTGATCAGTTTCTTGTAATAAAAGTTCATCATCAGCTGAATTAGTTCCTCCTTGATCATGAATATGTCCACTACCATCAGCAGATCCACTCTCCATATCGTCTTCTTTATTGTTTCCTATTATCATCTGTAATCCAACTTCTTCTTTCTGCGAGAGGAGAAAGAAAATGTAACACAAGAAATGTATCGAGTAAGTTAAGTTCCTTAAAatggagaaaaataaaataaaatatgagtaCATAGTGGTTTTTTATTAAGGAAACTTACCGGAATAATTGATGCATAAGGATGGTAACTAGGCACCATACTATTAGA comes from Papaver somniferum cultivar HN1 chromosome 7, ASM357369v1, whole genome shotgun sequence and encodes:
- the LOC113294677 gene encoding uncharacterized protein LOC113294677; protein product: MAKVFDRVDWSFLMAIMKPMGFSDKWCNLLHHYISTTNMVGLVNGDPGKFLRPSRGLKQGDPLSLYLFIFYRESLSRSLVNAEQLGLIHGTQISPGALLISHLLFADDCMVFYKANMNEYNNLVDIFSSSSGQMINFFKYGIFFSKNTNPDIVNNSSNFMHDSVWEQEESKTDATLKELEEEYKSEIQGIQPGLPSNEG
- the LOC113297426 gene encoding homeobox-leucine zipper protein ROC3-like isoform X1, with product MYGDCQVMSSMGGGGNNNNIVSTTALDHHHQHLFSSPIRNPNNINYNFMSNSMVPSYHPYASIIPKEEVGLQMIIGNNKEDDMESGSADGSGHIHDQGGTNSADDELLLQETDQQQQNPKKKRYHRHTARQIQEMEALFKECPHPDDKQRMRLSQDLGLKPRQVKFWFQNRRTQMKAQQDRSDNIILRAENDNLKNENYRLQAALRNVSCPNCGGAAILGEMSLDEQHLRLENARLKEELERLACIAPRFNVRQMQALGHVPHHLAPSLELDMGIYSRNFQEPQLGNCGDIMSMSSCNMPENQHELQIAGCCLILDQEKPLAMQFAMNAMDELVKMCQAAEPLWIRCNNKDVLNVEEHAKMFPWPVMNNNQKQHENEFRVEATRDSAVVFMNSITLVDAFLDANKWMELFPSIVSRAKTVQIISTGVSGHASNSLHLMHAEFQVLTPLVPTREAQFLRYCLQNAEEGTWVIVDFPIDNFHADNIQSSSLRYRKKPSGCIIQDMPNGYSRVIWVEHAELEHKPVHQIFNQFVSSGMAFGAHRWLAVLQQQCERFASLMARNISDLGGVIPNSESRKNLMKLSHRMMRTFCFNISCSGGQSWTVLSETSVDTVRITTRKSIDPGQPSGLILCAVSTTWLPFSHQQVFEFLRDERRRSQQLDVLSGGTSSQEIAHIASGSHPGNCISLLRINAASNSAQNVELMLQESCTDSLGSMVVYTTIDVDSVQQTMNGGDSSYFPILPLGFVIYPANHINNNGENGPASSSDDQVNGPTSGCLLTVGIQILASTIPGAKLNFSSATAINNHICNAVHQINAVLSSSNNHSSGSPDGCNTAGGSCPEPSAASE
- the LOC113297426 gene encoding homeobox-leucine zipper protein ROC3-like isoform X2, translating into MYGDCQVMSSMGGGGNNNNIVSTTALDHHHQHLFSSPIRNPNNINYNFMSNSMVPSYHPYASIIPKEEVGLQMIIGNNKEDDMESGSADGSGHIHDQGGTNSADDELLLQETDQQQQNPKKKRYHRHTARQIQEMEALFKECPHPDDKQRMRLSQDLGLKPRQVKFWFQNRRTQMKAQQDRSDNIILRAENDNLKNENYRLQAALRNVSCPNCGGAAILGEMSLDEQHLRLENARLKEELERLACIAPRFNVRQMQALGHVPHHLAPSLELDMGIYSRNFQEPQLGNCGDIMSMSSCNMPENQHELQIAGCCLILDQEKPLAMQFAMNAMDELVKMCQAAEPLWIRCNNKDVLNVEEHAKMFPWPVMNNNQKQHENEFRVEATRDSAVVFMNSITLVDAFLDANKWMELFPSIVSRAKTVQIISTGVSGHASNSLHLMHAEFQVLTPLVPTREAQFLRYCLQNAEEGTWVIVDFPIDNFHADNIQSSSLRYRKKPSGCIIQDMPNGYSRVIWVEHAELEHKPVHQIFNQFVSSGMAFGAHRWLAVLQQQCERFASLMARNISDLGGVIPNSESRKNLMKLSHRMMRTFCFNISCSGGQSWTVLSETSVDTVRITTRKSIDPGQPSGLILCAVSTTWLPFSHQQVFEFLRDERRRSQLDVLSGGTSSQEIAHIASGSHPGNCISLLRINAASNSAQNVELMLQESCTDSLGSMVVYTTIDVDSVQQTMNGGDSSYFPILPLGFVIYPANHINNNGENGPASSSDDQVNGPTSGCLLTVGIQILASTIPGAKLNFSSATAINNHICNAVHQINAVLSSSNNHSSGSPDGCNTAGGSCPEPSAASE